The following coding sequences lie in one Rutidosis leptorrhynchoides isolate AG116_Rl617_1_P2 chromosome 6, CSIRO_AGI_Rlap_v1, whole genome shotgun sequence genomic window:
- the LOC139853740 gene encoding zinc finger CCCH domain-containing protein 39-like, translated as MFQHTFHGGNNGGGNPEVNTNPQKSTILTVPGQRPNPPNIPVYRGTTHIFYKTRICQKFIDGTCRNGDTCTFAHGPHDLREPPPNWQEYAKDNKGGYGSGNWNDDQTIIHRMRICRKFYNGEECPYGDKCNFLHESPAKFKNEIAMDAERTRESFVIDIPVVDLGQTKTEVRQDTVNVVNADQDGSRASVKFNYYKTRLCGKWETSGQCMFADKCHFAHGVAELNNPAVRADGVVHPYTASSAAANLVHGPITEPVATDSSTHAPVKRLGRGFLKLAAKKKVKGIYGDWIGGEEDELN; from the exons ATGTTTCAACACACTTTTCATGGTGGCAACAATGGTGGAG GAAATCCAGAAGTCAACACAAACCCTCAAAAGTCAACAATTTTGACCGTCCCAGGTCAACGACCGAACCCTCCAAACATCCCTGTGTATAGAGGAACCACCCACATTTTCTACAAGACTCGAATCTGCCAAAAGTTTATCGATGGAACCTGCCGTAACGGTGACACCTGTACTTTTGCTCACGGACCTCACGATTTACGTGAACCGCCACCAAATTGGCAAGAGTACGCGAAGGATAATAAAGGCGGATATGGAAGTGGCAATTGGAACGATGATCAAACGATCATTCATCGAATGCGCATTTGTAGGAAGTTTTATAATGGAGAAGAATGCCCGTATGGAGACAAGTGTAATTTTCTCCATGAAAGCCCTGCGAAGTTTAAGAATGAAATCGCCATGGACGCCGAAAGAACAAGAGAGAGTTTTGTGATTGACATTCCTGTGGTTGACCTTGGTCAAACTAAAACCGAGGTTCGACAAGACACTGTTAATGTTGTGAACGCTGATCAAGATGGTTCACGAGCTTCTGTGAAGTTTAACTATTATAAAACCCGACTCTGCGGAAAATGGGAAACTAGTGGCCAATGCATGTTTGCTGATAAGTGTCACTTTGCTCATGGGGTTGCAG AGCTAAACAACCCAGCTGTACGTGCGGATGGTGTTGTGCACCCTTATACTGCCAGTTCGGCTGCAGCCAATTTGGTGCATGGTCCCATTACAGAACCAGTGGCTACTGATTCTTCTACTCATGCTCCTGTAAAACGTCTAGGAAGGGGTTTCTTGAAATTAGCAGCAAAGAAGAAGGTGAAAGGCATCTATGGAGACTGGATTGGTGGTGAAGAGGATGAGCTGAACTAG